The window TAATCTCAGTACAGCTTTCCCCAATTACAGATGGAATAATCTGGTCTACAGTGTAAACCCTTGCATTGTTAAGAATACCACCACATGTAGTTCTTAATGAGCTTGATACAACATCTGGCAAAGATTGTGCTACCAAACACCTGATTCTTGAGTTCCCTGCAGTCAAAAGGTTTTTTTCTTATAGCATTGGGCATAATCATATTGACAATAATTAACTTCGTTTTTGGCCCTGTAAATGCCTATGGCATCACTAACAGATGAATATGCTGAAGCAAAGACAATGTCAACGAAAAAAAGAAAGGGAATAAAGATCATTCTGACCTTCAAACATAAACCAACTGATAATTGAGCTCACCTACTACATCCAGAATTGGTGTGTTTCCTTGAAGCAATAAGACATCATTTTGTTGGCAAAGTGGTGAAGTAGCTTGGCATAAACAACCTGATAACTCATTCGTATCCCTACTACCATCGCTTGTGAAGACCTCATTAGCTGATTTGTTAGAATTTATAGGTTCACCTAATAATTTAGTATTACAGACGTCAGCAAATAAATTTTACCACACAAAACTTTAAGATAGTAGGGCTTACATCTTATGGAGGCACACATGCTGCTGAAGCATCTCATTGAATCTACAATGCTTGGCCTCCTTTGGGTATCATCTTGTGCTTGCTGTCTCACACTCTAGTAACcaggagaggaaaaagaaaaaaaaaaagactcatgtaagaaatattgatttatgCAAAAATATGATAGAACCATGGAGAAAAATGTTCTTACATCATCACTATTGGCCATTTTTAGACGTCGTGGAGCCTTAATGATGAGCTTCCTTCTTCCCTTTGTAATGTTCAGACTAGAACCATGGACACCTTCAGAGTTCCTCTGTTCTGCATATTGGAAAAAACCATTGATTTCATGACTAATTGGTGCACCACTGACTTGAGTTACCTTTGATTGATGCTCTGATCCATTGCCACTGTTACGTGGAGAAACTTCATCCCTGACTGGTATTTTGGGTAAACCATTCTTATGTGCATTAAGATGCTCATCTAATAAGGGGTTAGGTGGCAATGTTGTACCCACATTGGCCATATCAGCAATTTCCCCTAAAAATGGGCTTTCAGAATGATGCTTCTCCACTGAAGAGCTATATTCTATCATTGGCATTGCAACGGAAAGGTTAATCTCGGTCATTGGAGTTGCAGGGTATCCTACAAGTAGTGAACTACATGGTGATCCCATGCTGTATTCCAAAGAATCCACTTTCTTCATGTTGTTGCAAACTTGTGAACACTCAAGCTGACCCTCCGCTTTCTTATGTTTCAGACTCAAGTTAGTAGAGCCAGGTTCACATGTGACATCaacatcaacatcatcatcatcactagaAGTTGACACTGAAATGGGAAGATGATATCTTTTGCCAGAATGTGAATTCCGTTTACTACCAGTAGACCTGGCTTCAGTTAGAGCTGTTGATGTCATCTGTTGAGATATCAAACACAATGGCATACGAATGTTCATAAGCATTACCAAGATTTGATGAAAACATCATGTATCCAGCCTTGACTGGAGTAACCACAATCAACAATAAATTCCACATTCCTCGCTGCGAACTACTGCATGCCTATGTTGCATACTAAAATACTTAAACATGTAACTGACTGAACAGTCTAACCATCAATATAAATTAATCATTGTTAACTTTATTGTATACTAATGTGTTTTTAGTCCCGCAAACCACTAAGTACAAGTAAAGATTCTACCATCACTATTCAATTCTACAGTGAATTGACATATAATGGCATAGTGGCTGAAAGCACCCTCCCAAAACACTAAAATCAAATTGGTTACACTTAATATCCAGGTTAACAAACAGCCCTAATCATCCATAGGCATTTACAAGTAATAGATTAAACAattcatataagctagcaaacaaGTGATTTAACAAACAAATAATTTCTGAAAACTTATGTGATTTAGTTTTATGCCAATCTAAAGCATCATGGGAAACCAATAATAATGCCTCGTTTAAAGCAAAAGTGACACCTGAGACTTGAAAACCCACTGCTGACCATTCCAAAATCGGCGGTGTCTGAGCTCAGCATGACCAAACTCAGTCTCATTCTCATCGTGCAACATCTTGATAATGTACTTGGACCCATTGACTATCTTTGAAATCATTCCTGGCACCCACCCGCCATGGTGAAGCACCTCCACCTCATCATTCAAGGCAAAATCCTTCACCAGGGCTGCATTTGGCTGACAGGTTCTTATGTATTGAGCATCAACAATCTCTCTCAGAAGTTCATCGTTATTCTCAGCTTTCAGATTCTCATACTCTACCAAGACTGTAGTGCTGTTGAACACTTCCACAACACTAGCGCCAAACCAGGCTGCGCCATAGTTCTCTCTGTCCCGACTGACTTCGACTTGAGCTCCACTTGAGAACGCTGGATCTTCAGCTCTCTGACATTAGGCAAAGGAGAAAGCTTTAATACAATAATTACTCGTAGCTAAAGCAAACGGGTCTCCTAACTCATACGCACTCATAGCTAGAGCAAACAGTGGTGGAACAGAAAAGTTCCACGGAGACAAAAACCCTAGTCCTCAGAATGAAGCATAATGTACCAAAGATAAAACCATTGCGAGAGGTGCGACCTTTACCTGCTCGTCCACAGGTACCCAGCGGCCGCGTACCCACTGAAGTTGGGGCCGCATTTGAGACTCCTCGAACACTACCTCTTCCCTGCTTGTAGGAAAGGACACGAGGTACCGACTAGTGGTCGGTCCATGGAGGACGGCGAATATGACGCCGGCCCACCACCCGTCGTTGTGGAAAGCCTCGACGAGATCGTGAAGACTGTAGCGGCCTCCGCCGGAGGAGGCTGCGTCCGCGGCCAGTAGCGGCGGTGGTTGGGGGCGTAAATTAGAGCGCTGGACAACCTCGCGGAGGGGCTGAGATGGATCGTGGTCCTCAACGAGGAAGGCATAGACGACCTCGAAGCGGCGCTGCGAGAGCTGTCGAACGACGGTGGCCTCGTACCACGCCCCTCGGAACCCGTCTTCATCACTCCGAACCTCCACCTTCGCCCCCACCGCGAACGCACTgccgctgctcctcctcctcttcatgcCGCGGGGTCTGTCCGATCTCCCCATCAGGGTTAGGCTTCGATATTTCCAACACCAAACGAGGGGGCAACGGAAGAGAGAGAGTGAGAAGAGACGACGACAAGACCATTGCTGTGGTCCACCCCCTGCGGTTTACTTACCTGACATCATCTTGCTTCCTCGGGAACCGCGACATCGGGAGAAAGGGAGTGGGTGAGAATTTCCCAAGACGCACCCCGGTGTCCGCGACAGGGTGGGTGAAGGGAAAGAAGTGGAGAGGTCGAAGGACGCACCAGTACCAGTGCGCGGATCGAAACACAAAAATGCGGGAAAGTGAAATCTGCCGTTCAAATCTTTTCTCATGGAACATCAGGACCGTCCATCACTTTCCAGGTCATGGATTCTTAAATGATTTTTGCCCACAATTTGACCGAAGAAAACGAATCTTTATAATTTCATACTAATATCTTTTTATTATCTTATAGTTATAACAGATGTACATGTGAGCGGTATTAGTAACTTTTATGCGGTAGAAAATAACATTATATTTATTTAGTTGAAACAACGACGAGACAAAAATAAGAAACACTTTTGGAGTTCCAAAAGATGCCACCACTGTTCTCATCTGCCTTGTGCTCATGGATGTGGTGCCAGGAAGTGACTGCACTCGATGCAATGCCTCGTAAAGAGATGTACCATAAATGACTACCCCTGCACCTTATCAAGATTGCCAGAGAACCAAATAGAAGATGACTACCCCGCAATCTACAATTTATATGAATGGGCTGACAGGCTTAGGTGGTAGACATTTATCCACTGAATGATATCTTAACACACAGGGACTTATTTTACCCATGAAATGGCCTTCCGTCTTCGACCTATATTAGCAAAAACCTCATGCACTGAACcaacttattattttatttatgttgatgacacctTCATATGTGAGGAGATGCAAGGGAGGCAAATTaaatttataagaatatatatatatatatatatatatatatatatatatatatatatatatatatatatggttcccCACATGCTTTATACAGTAGAATATCTTTTCCTAAGTACAGGAGTTGCAAACTCTAACCATTTTAGTTCAAAGACAATTTGGCCAAAATGTCAACACAGCAGAAAATTACGCTATCAAGATGGCAGGTTATATAAAAGTTGCAGTAATATCATACGGTCAGCAAGTAATTCCATGAATATTTGTGTAGAAAGCTAAGATAAAAGATATGGCAAGAAATAAAAATCCTAATAATGTacatagaaaataaaattgtAAGCTGACAGTGGAGCATGTAATTGAGACATTCCTACTATATCATTGACCTTGTTTACAATCTTGACAAAACACAGGAAGCAATTTCAAATGCTATCGAAATGTTCCATCCTTCGAAAACAAGCATATTTTAAGAGAAATTACAGAAATTGTTTTCATCACCTCTTTTTTCTCAGGTAAACTTCGAATAATTGCATTTAGCATGGCAGAATGTGAGGAACAACCATTTACTACATTGATAAACCCAACTCATTAGCCTCATCCAGTGACACTTCTTTAGGGAAAGCTTTAACGACAAGGTGTATGCTATAACATCTGGCTTCAAGTCTTCCGTGAGAATAGCACTGGAAATATCTCTTACTGCACCAATTTTATCAGTCTAAAAGTTCACTTATTATGACgtcaaagattttttttaatgtgtCAACAAGTTGAGATCTTGACAGTTTATCGCAAGGTCATAGGCTCGAATCTCGCCTTCGCAAAAAAAAAGGTCGAAGGTTTCCATCAAGAGTTTTTTCTAAGACAAGCTATCTTTGATTATTGATCTTAACATAGTCCATCCATTGTTATGTGGTAGGTTGTGATGTCCGTGCTGACTTTGCTACAAGCATCTTCTTATGCAATATTTTGCACAACCATCCCCACCTGATACAATCCATCTAACACTGTTATAAGATATCACTGTGGGTTTCAATACCTCATGGTTCATTTCACCAAGAAATCCTAAAGCCTCATCTGCTTCCAAGCTCACAAAAGCCACTGATCAATGTACTGTAAGTAGCAACATTGGCCAAAAAACCAATCAAAACCATAGAATCAATTATTTGGCAGCTTCATCAATTCTTTTCTCTAAACAATATTCATTAATAAATATGTTATAACTGTATCAGGCTAAACACCTCCTTGAGTCAACATACCCACTAAGTTTTGTGCTTCGTTGGCTTTCTCATCTTTACATAGAGCATCAATTAATATATTAAAAGACACATCCTCTGGATAAACTCCTTGATCTTTCATCTGTTCAAGTAAATTATTGACTTCTTTCCACTCACCAGATTTGCAATTGCCCCAGATCAACGAACTATAACTGTAGACACCAGGTTTCAGCCCTTGATCAATCATGTCATTGAAGAGTGTACGATCTTCTGAAAGTTGCCCAATCTTGCAATATCTGTCGAAGATAGTACTGTAAATAACAACATTAGGTGTCACTCCTTCACCTATCATTTCATTAAACAAAGACATGGCCTCATTCATTCTCCCATTCTTACAACATGCACTAATCAGGATTCCATAACTATGAACATTGAGCTCAAGTCCCTCTTGCACCATGGAATTAACAACTTTTGCTGCATCATTAAGGTGACCTTCCAAAACATATTCGTGCATTAATAAATTATAGGACCTAATGTTAGGCTCATTACCTCTCACAATCATTGGATCCATAGCTTATGTGCTTCACCAGCCTTCCCTTTCTGCAGAGAGAATTCATTAAAGTGTTGTATGTCACGGTGTTTGGTATAAGACCTCAATTCAACATCTCCTGTAAGAATCCAATGGCCTAAACTAGAATCTCCATGAATAAGAGAAGTATACGTGACGATGTCTGGCTCGACACCTGTAACAACCATTTGCTGAAACATTTCAAAGGCCTTACTCACAGCACCGACTTTGCAATGGGCACTGATTAGTACACTGTATGTCAAAACACTTGGCATATACCCTAGAGCAACCATTTCTTGAAATATCTTGAAAGCCTTCTCCAAAAATCCCTCTCTGCAGAGGCCACTGATGATCGCACCATAAGTTACAGCATCTGGTGCAACACCTTCACAAATCATTTATTCGAAGAGTTTGAAGACACTGTGCATATCTCCCTTCCTGCAAAAACCCTTCTGAAGCAATCAAAGTGCCCTGCCCGTGTTCCCGCTATCGCAAAGACCCTTGATGAAAATATTGTATGTGATCAGATCAAGTACGCAACCCATCTCAGGCATTATCTCAAACAGGTTGGCGGCGTCCCCGATCCTCTTCTCCGGACAGAGCCCTCTGATGAGGGTACCGAATATTACGGTCGTCGAACTGCAGTCGCGCTTCAGCATGCTACCGAGTACACCGAAACGCAAATCCACGAGGTTCATGCGGCAGCAGCAATCGATCAGGATGGCAAAGGTGACGGCATCAGAGCCCCATTCTTCCGGCTGAAAAGCAAAGGAGAGTTGGGTAGTGTTGCGTCTTCCTCATCGGGGAGATGGTCGTGTGTAGGACGTTAAAAGCAACGATGGATGGTCTGGGGTTGGATTTCAGCATTCGAATGAAGAGGCCGGACGCCTCTTCGATTTGGAGAGACCCCAATCGATGGCGTTCCTTCACCAGCTTCTCCAGTTGGGCGGCGGTGAGGCGACTAGAAGGAGGAGGTTATGCGGAGCTCATCACGCCTCGTCTTGCAACCGTGATTAAGTGCAAAGGCGAGCGATCGGGGCGAGGGCACAACCGTACCAACAGCCTCTGCAGAAGTAAATTGTCGGAGTCCACTCATTTGCTTTGTTATAAAAAGCCATAAATACTCCGTCCATGAGGTAAAACTTTTTTCTTATCTTTGAATGTACGCCACCATTACTGATGTCAAGACCCTGACATAcataacaataacataacaatAGATCTCCTTTTTGCTGGATCTATTCCTAGAGTGAATCAGTTCACCGATTTTAGATCGATCCACATAAATCGATTCAATTTCTTAATTATAAAAGTTACTGTTAAACTGAGCAACAACATAAAGGGCTATAATGGTCAAACCTCCGAAATGATGGATCCGAGATATTTTTCGAGACCAACATAATAGTTTACGAAAGTTAACATAATAAAACTCCCAAATAAATAGTTCAtgatataaataagattaaagCTCTCGATGTTAACATAATCTAACTCATGAAAAAGTAGTTCTCCATACAATATGATCGAAACTCCTAAAGAGATTTTTTTCGATACTAACATAGTTAAATCCCCGGAAGAGGTGATTCCCCTGAAGAAGTGGCTCTTGATGTCAATATAGTCAAATACCCGAACAAGTAGTTCATAACACTAACATAGTTGGACCCCGAAGAGGTAGCTCTTAATGCCAACATGGTTAAACATCAAAAGATGTGATTCTTAATACTAATATAGTAGAACATCTAAACTCGTTATGGCAGAAGTCCCGGGCCAAATGTGCCTCAAGcgtgtgagtcgagaaaacctgTCTCACGCTAAGATGAATCCGCTATGACGGAAGTCTCGGGCCAAATGTGCCCCAAGCATTTGAGGCGAGAAAACCATACCTATGCTGAAACAAATTTACTATGACAAAAGTCCCAAGCTAGATGTGCCCAATGTTTGTGATTCAAAAAAACCCAACCCACACTAAGAAAAATCCACTATGACAAAAACATATGCTCAACGTGCTTGAGACACATGAATCGAGAAAACCCAACCCGTAAGATGAGATCTCGAACGCTCCTAAATGAATCAAACGACGCACAAGTTGATAAGAAGTATTTTGGCAACCGATCCTTGTCATTTAGCTAGACACTGCAAGGGTATTGACGTGAAAGAAAAGGGTCAAGTCATCTCCCCTTTAGAGGCACTAACTTAAAagaaaagtgtcaagtcatcccCTCCATTGGGCGATGACATGGGGGAGGTTACGGTCTGTCGACCACCGTGGACAACAGTCCATGGGAGGTCGTTCGGACTAGTTTTGTTGGTCTTCATGGATCATAGTCTACATCATTCGGTCTTGTCGTCCGCCCCTCTATTGGTCTCCGTGGACAATCGTCTATGAGAAACTATTCAGGCTTGTCGTCCCCTATGGATAAAATGCCAAAGAGAGTGCATTACAATCGTTATAAATGATTCCCTCATTCAGTCATATATAAAAGTTGACTCCCAACGCTGACCCAAAGGTCAAACTTCTCTCTAAAAACCTCTCATATTCTAGACAATTCTAAAACACTTAGTGTTGAGGAATCTAAGCATAAGAAACTCACCCGACGCTGACCTTTATTGCGAGAAACTCCATCGTGAGGCTGCCACGAAGATCCCTCAAACATCTTTTAAGTCAAGACCAAACCAGACCAGACTAGCTCACGATCGACGTTATTCTCCCCCCAACAACAACGCGTAAACCCAGAACACAAATTAACCGATATAACATGGTAGTAGTTACAGCATATCATACATGCCTCAATGGGTTCGTGAAAATTCTGAGAGATACCAAACGAGGCACGACCTCAATGATGAGAATCGAAGGGCTAGAGTTTCTGGCGCTCTGGCGCGAGAATCCCATTGACGACGGAGACGCCTACGAGCACGCCGACGGCCTCCGCCCCGGCCACCGCGCCGGCCTGCAGAAGATCCCCAGCAACACCGACGCCGGCCGACGCCACGATTCCCTCCTCCGCTGCCTGGATCTCCTTCTCCGCGGCCACGATGCCCTTCTCGGCCGCCGCGATACCCTGCTCCACCGCCTTCTCCCCCTCCTCCACGATCTCCTCCGCTTCCTCCTCGATCTTCTTTATCCTCTTCCGGAGCCCGAAGAGCGGGATTTCCTGCGACCTGGCCTGGGGAGCGAGAGCggcgaggggtgcagcggtggagaGGACGAGGAAAAGCAGGCAGTTCCTCCTGCCGCCGAGAATTTGCCGCGGCGCCGGCTGAGGGGAGGATGAGGGGGTGATGAAGCAGCGGACGCCGCCACGGCGGCCGGCGCCGCAGTTAGAAAGGAGAGGGTTGAGGAGGAGCGCCGTGGAAGAGGAAGCCATGTCGACAATCTCGACTTGTGGTTGGAAGTCCCGATAGGTGTTGGAGTTATTGTTATCGTTGGGGCTGCGATCGATAGCCTTCCCTCGCCTTTGTGGATCAGGAAACGAGTCGTTTCCGTGATATTGCTGGACTAAAAAGTCGAATTTACCCTCCATATATTAAGGAGCAATGGTTTGTGTCACAaatggctaattatatattatccatcTTCATCCTTATTGTTACTTTTAAAAgttacagatttttatgcttataaaattaaaatatttaattcgttTCTTCTTATATCTCGATTctgttaatgaaaatattatatcatttatcacTGAGCACAGAGTCTATCTCATTTCGATTTAATTGGCTCACATATTGTGATGATAATGATTGGTGATAAGCCCTCCATTTATAACCAAATGTCGAATTCACCCTTCATAAACTAAAGAGTAATAGCTGGCACCATAGATAGTATACAGTGATGATGGTTATGATTAGAGATAAGCCCTTCATTTATAACAGCCCGACAAGTTGCGATCGGGTTGGTCTTTTCCACCATTCCGTACAGTTAAACGCTCATGACGGTGTTGATCAAGTTCGTTACAGCACCAACCATCAAGTGCCACGTACCAGATAAATCAACATATCATGAAGATTCATCAAGAAAATACGGTGACTGTGTCGCATGCCCCGAGTAGCTGATCCCAATACACCGACAGCTTCCGTCGCTCCTCACCGCTCGATACTGATCGTCTTAAAATAAACCCCGAACTGGTGCAAAGCTTCGTCATCAAGCTCCCTCTTCGCCGCACTCCTTATCTTGTTGGTTTCGGCGGAGAAACGGACGAACGAAAGCAAAAGGTGGCGATCGGCCAACAGAggctttctttctcctctttgccTCCCCTCAGTGCCTTCCTTTGTTCGTTTCTTGCGTCAGTCGGAGTTGACTTCGTGTAAGATCGTGTCGGTAATGTTATTACCTTGATCGCACTCGTCGAGCTGTTATTTTTTCCCCCTCTTTGATGCGGTTCGTTTTCGTGTTGATTTGGTTCGATCTCATCTAATTCTGCTTGAGATCTTGAGGGTTTTCGCAATTGGGCGACGGGACATTGTTTTGTTGCTGTTGGCGTGTTTTGATTCCTTCCGATGCTTCATTTCCTTGCTTCATTTCCACGATTTTGGAACGTCGATTTGATTGCTGGCAGCCACGATCGCCTGTTTGATTTCTGGTTTGCTCCTTCCATCAGATATTTTCTTAATATCTTGCTCCTTTCCGTTCGAAGACCCGCGAATCGTAGTCGCAAAAAGCGTTTCTTTCGGATCGGAATCAATTCCAGATGCTTCTTTCTTGTAGCAGCCAATAACCGCATAAAGGAAGCTACTCTTGGTAAGAACT of the Musa acuminata AAA Group cultivar baxijiao chromosome BXJ3-2, Cavendish_Baxijiao_AAA, whole genome shotgun sequence genome contains:
- the LOC135631341 gene encoding uncharacterized protein LOC135631341, which translates into the protein MGRSDRPRGMKRRRSSGSAFAVGAKVEVRSDEDGFRGAWYEATVVRQLSQRRFEVVYAFLVEDHDPSQPLREVVQRSNLRPQPPPLLAADAASSGGGRYSLHDLVEAFHNDGWWAGVIFAVLHGPTTSRYLVSFPTSREEVVFEESQMRPQLQWVRGRWVPVDEQRAEDPAFSSGAQVEVSRDRENYGAAWFGASVVEVFNSTTVLVEYENLKAENNDELLREIVDAQYIRTCQPNAALVKDFALNDEVEVLHHGGWVPGMISKIVNGSKYIIKMLHDENETEFGHAELRHRRFWNGQQWVFKSQMTSTALTEARSTGSKRNSHSGKRYHLPISVSTSSDDDDVDVDVTCEPGSTNLSLKHKKAEGQLECSQVCNNMKKVDSLEYSMGSPCSSLLVGYPATPMTEINLSVAMPMIEYSSSVEKHHSESPFLGEIADMANVGTTLPPNPLLDEHLNAHKNGLPKIPVRDEVSPRNSGNGSEHQSKVTQVSGAPISHEINGFFQYAEQRNSEGVHGSSLNITKGRRKLIIKAPRRLKMANSDDSVRQQAQDDTQRRPSIVDSMRCFSSMCASIRCEPINSNKSANEVFTSDGSRDTNELSGCLCQATSPLCQQNDVLLLQGNTPILDVVGNSRIRCLVAQSLPDVVSSSLRTTCGGILNNARVYTVDQIIPSVIGESCTEINHNKAPSETVIFESMGALIDPISTGSPLKEELMPFSKTSSMWEPIESMEIFQVMPQQPHFHPLEQYSMEFREGMAIGLMISFANLVANIQQIHIDDAQATIEGRLRALSAFEANGFNVHCLRSRLQDLLEMHVNRRQCETRKAALKVKMLEKKDDNERLDSLIAAFDKAILELEQNLASFRDKKDSVIRERSSNDSEISKLQVNILEAEVTYNSAEENFKAILSAPW
- the LOC135582780 gene encoding uncharacterized protein LOC135582780; this encodes MASSSTALLLNPLLSNCGAGRRGGVRCFITPSSSPQPAPRQILGGRRNCLLFLVLSTAAPLAALAPQARSQEIPLFGLRKRIKKIEEEAEEIVEEGEKAVEQGIAAAEKGIVAAEKEIQAAEEGIVASAGVGVAGDLLQAGAVAGAEAVGVLVGVSVVNGILAPERQKL